In the genome of Colletotrichum lupini chromosome 8, complete sequence, one region contains:
- a CDS encoding SNARE-complex protein Syntaxin-18: protein MWLVRPENPSHVIGEQLSTSPAGSEDVTTGLNDVILRIPVLLNTTSPEMDITPAFNDLLRKRNAPIVTEKKLSLEAIDGFLKEAYRINSHITNLHNELKDVRQAYLSTAQPRKTHIHAAAATQQRHLTDRDREEVDANAKQMLRELNASITALNEAELLRRETETAVIRKKYASRLGALGAWAAASDNDSGSSKGKTAEHAAAEARARTIEQHRDEVIQSLRLGLQRCGRTQQDMMEVRLTREMEKNRSVLAKAGGGGAMPELGGFYESMAKTAATSKGATGKAGLPPGDEGASSSYDPREGLTDEQIQMFEKGNQDMLQHYNSTLDKVRTAEKSLLEIAELQTLLVGNLATQSAHIEQLVADSENITADVGGGNKQLKKATQRPSAARYTFFASAGLCTFLILWDLII, encoded by the exons ATGTGGCTAGTGAGACCTGAGAACCCAAGCCACGTCATTGGAGAACAGCTTTCCACATCTCCAGCTGGCAGCGAGGATGTGACCACAGGGTTGAACGACGTGATATTACGGATTCCGGTGCTCCTCAACACCAC GTCCCCCGAAATGGACATTACACCAGCATTCAACGACCTCCTGCGGAAGCGCAATGCGCCCATCGTCACCGAAAAGAAGCTCAGTCTCGAAGCAATTGACGGCTTCCTCAAGGAGGCTTACAGAATA AACTCCCACATTACAAACCTCCACAACGAACTCAAAGATGTCCGACAAGCCTACCTTTCAACAGCGCAACCGCGCAAAACACACAtccacgccgccgccgccacccaACAACGTCACCTAACAGACCGCGACCGCGAAGAAGTGGATGCAAACGCAAAGCAAATGCTCCGCGAGCTCAACGCGAGCATCACAGCCCTCAACGAAGCAGAGCTCCTCCGCCGCGAAACCGAAACGGCCGTCATCCGCAAAAAGTACGCCAGCAGGCTCGGTGCCCTCGGCGCCTGGGCTGCAGCGAGTGACAATGACAGCGGCAGCAGCAAGGGCAAGACGGCAGAGCACGCGGCGGCCGAGGCCCGCGCCAGGACGATTGAGCAGCACCGCGACGAGGTGATTCAGAGTCTGAGGTTGGGACTGCAGCGGTGCGGGAGGACGCAGCAGGATATGATGGAGGTGAGGCTCACGAGGGAGATGGAGAAGAATAGGAGTGTTTTGGCGAaggcgggcggcggcggggcgATGCCTGAGCTGGGTGGGTTTTATGAGTCCATGGCGAAGACTGCTGCGACCAGCAAGGGGGCGACGGGCAAGGCTGGTTTGCCGCCCGGGGATGAGGGTGCGTCGTCGTCGTATGACCCGCGAGAGGGTCTCACGGATGAGCAGATTCAGATGTTTGAGAAAGGAAACCAGGATATGCTTCAGCATTACAACAGCACGCTGGACAAAGTCAG GACGGCGGAGAAATCGCTACTCGAGATTGCAGAGCTGCAGACGTTACTGGTGGGCAACTTGGCGACGCAGTCTGCGCATATTGAGCAACTCGTGGCGGACTCGGAAAACATTACGGCGGACGTGGGCGGTGGTAACAAGCAGCTGAAGAAGGCGACGCAGCGACCGAGCGCGGCGAGGTATACCTTTTTCGCGTCGGCGGGGTTGTGCACGTTTTTGATTCTTTGGGACTTGATTATCTAG
- a CDS encoding major facilitator superfamily transporter: MGQDELNNMGQVDLKRNQTGPETPQTSPSPSIIQVSTPSDPELANEKSHNEVSSTEDPNPAHDQNGDPENLTRQPSGPAYSVFSPSTKRWVAFMASVACFVPPMSANIYYPVLAPIADDLHVSVALVNLTVTSYMILQAISPTLFGDFGDMAGRRPAFLVAFSIYLVACVGLALQRDYAALLVLRMLQSGGSSGAIALGFAMVADISVSSERGKYMGIVGAGINVGPTIGPVLGGVLTQYFGWASIFWFCVVLISLWLVPYALFVPETCRGVVGNGSIPAQSWNRPLIDLIRRRRRNRRHQDTGALSQTESIPAHPHRKLRLPNPIRSVKIIFEKEMALVLAYNSLLYVAFICVAATLGTLFREIYHFNDLELGLCYLPYGAGCVVASLGQGYVLDWNYRRIASQIGFAIDRRRGDDLLKFPIEKARLQPVYPAVAVGLAALTAYGWVLHYEVGGVAAPLVLQGVIGLTITGSFSVMNTLIVDLFPDAPATATAANNLVRCAMGAVGTAVIEYMIRGMGRGWSFTFLAALCAVLSPMMVLIAKKGPVWRNARRMREEAS; encoded by the coding sequence ATGGGGCAAGATGAGTTGAACAACATGGGCCAAGTGGACTTGAAAAGGAATCAAACTGGCCCAGAAACACCACAAACATCTCCAAGTCCGTCCATCATCCAGGTTTCAACACCAAGCGACCCAGAACTCGCCAACGAGAAATCACACAATGAAGTCTCATCGACCGAAGACCCCAACCCGGCCCACGACCAAAACGGTGACCCCGAAAACCTCACCCGCCAGCCCAGCGGCCCAGCCTACAGCGTCTTCTCCCCCTCCACAAAGCGCTGGGTAGCCTTCATGGCCTCCGTCGCCTGCTTCGTCCCGCCCATGTCCGCAAACATCTACTACCCGGTCCTGGCCCCCATCGCAGACGACCTCCACGTCTCTGTCGCCCTCGTCAACCTCACCGTCACCTCCTACATGATCCTCCAGGCCATCTCCCCGACGCTCTTTGGCGATTTCGGCGACATGGCCGGCCGCCGCCCGGCCTTTCTCGTCGCCTTCAGCATTTACCTAGTCGCCTGCGTCGGACTCGCCCTGCAGCGCGACTACGCCgccctcctcgtcctccGCATGCTGCAGAGCGGCGGGAGCAGCGGCGCCATTGCGCTGGGGTTCGCCATGGTGGCTGATATCTCGGTCAGCTCGGAGCGGGGCAAGTATATGGGCATCGTCGGCGCGGGCATCAACGTCGGCCCCACCATCGGTCCCGTCTTGGGGGGCGTCTTGACGCAGTATTTCGGCTGGGCGTCCATCTTTTGGTTTTGCGTCGTGCTCATCAGCCTCTGGCTTGTCCCTTACGCCCTCTTCGTCCCAGAGACCTGTCGTGGTGTCGTGGGCAACGGCTCTATCCCGGCTCAGTCGTGGAACCGGCCCCTAATCGACCTCAtccggcgccgccgccgtaaCCGTAGACACCAGGACACCGGCGCTCTTTCTCAGACCGAATCCATACCAGCACACCCTCACCGCAAACTCCGCCTCCCGAACCCAATCCGCTCCGTCAAAATCATTTTCGAAAAAGAAATGGCCCTCGTCCTCGCATACAACAGCCTCCTCTACGTAGCCTTCATCTGCGTAGCTGCCACTCTCGGCACCCTCTTCCGCGAAATCTACCACTTCAACGACCTCGAGCTCGGCCTCTGCTACCTCCCCTACGGCGCGGGCTGCGTCGTCGCCAGCCTCGGCCAGGGCTACGTCCTCGACTGGAACTACCGCCGCATCGCCTCCCAAATCGGCTTCGCAATCGACCGCCGCCGCGGCGACGACCTCCTCAAATTCCCCATCGAAAAGGCCCGCCTGCAGCCCGTCTACCCGGCTGTCGCCGTCGGGCTCGCGGCGCTGACGGCTTACGGGTGGGTGCTGCATTACGAGGTCGGCGGCGTCGCGGCACCGTTGGTGCTGCAGGGTGTAATCGGGCTCACGATTACGGGGTCGTTTAGCGTCATGAATACGCTCATTGTGGACCTTTTCCCGGACGCGccggcgacggcgacggcAGCGAATAACCTGGTGCGGTGCGCCATGGGCGCTGTTGGAACGGCGGTGATTGAGTACATGATTCGTGGGATGGGGAGGGGGTGGTCGTTTACGTTCCTGGCTGCCTTGTGTGCTGTCTTGAGCCCGATGATGGTTTTGATAGCGAAGAAGGGTCCCGTGTGGAGGAATGCGAGGCGGATGAGGGAAGAGGCGTCATGA
- a CDS encoding aminotransferase class I and II yields the protein MPGDSSSSSSASASSSSSSSPQNNSTLSRIRNIASHIMAPVSTTNFPASTVPQAPEDPLFGLMAAYRADQSKDKVDLGIGAYRDDNAKPWVLPVVKKADEILRNDPELNHEYAPIAGIPQFTGKANELMLGADSPAIREKRTSSVQTISGTGAVHLGALFLAKFYKGNRTVYISNPTWANHNQIFGNVGLPIAQYPYFSKETKGLDFEGLKSTLSSAPERSIILLHACAHNPTGVDPTQEQWKEIAALMRQKNHFPFFDCAYQGFASGNLAQDAWAVRYFIEQGFELLIAQSFAKNFGLYGERAGCFHFVTAPASDAAETTKRIASQLAILQRSEISNPPLYGARVAATVLNDPALFAEWEDNLRTMSGRIIEMRKVLRAKLEELGTPGTWNHITDQIGMFSFTGLSETQVLKLREDAHVYMTKNGRISMAGLNTRNVEYFAKAVDKVVRETK from the exons ATGCCCGGTGattcctcctcttcttcatcagcttcggcctcttcctcttcttcctcttctcccCAGAACAACTCTACTCTTTCGAGAATACGCAACATCGCATCACACATCATGGCGCCCGTTTCAACCACAAACTTCCCCGCCAGCACGGTGCCGCAAGCTCCTGAGGATCCCCTCTTTGGCTTGATGGCCGCCTACAGGGCAGACCAGAGCAAGGACAAGGTCGATTTG GGAATTGGAGCTTACCGCGATGACAACGCGAAGCCTTGGGTTCTCCCCGTCGTCAAGAAG GCCGACGAGATCCTCCGCAACGATCCCGAACTCAACCACGAATATGCTCCCATCGCCGGTATCCCTCAGTTCACCGGCAAGGCCAACGAGCTGATGCTCGGCGCCGATTCGCCCGCCATCCGTGAGAAGCGCACCTCCTCCGTCCAGACGATTTCCGGCACCGGTGCCGTCCATCTCGGCGCACTCTTCCTTGCAAAGTTCTACAAGGGCAACCGCACAGTCTACATCTCTAACCCAACATGGGCCAACCACAACCAGATCTTTGGCAATGTCGGCTTGCCTATTGCCCAGTACCCCTACTTCTCCAAGGAGACAAAGGGCCTCGACTTTGAGGGCCTCAAGTCTACCCTGTCTTCCGCTCCCGAGCGCTCAATCATCCTTCTTCACGCATGCGCCCACAACCCCACCGGTGTTGACCCGACACAAGAGCAGTGGAAGGAGATTGCTGCCCTGATGCGCCAGAAGAACCACTTCCCCTTCTTCGACTGCGCTTACCAGGGCTTCGCCTCCGGCAACCTTGCCCAGGATGCCTGGGCTGTGCGCTACTTCATCGAGCAGGGCTTCGAGCTCCTCATCGCCCAGAGTTTCGCAAAGAACTTTGGCCTCTATGGCGAGCGCGCTGGATGCTTCCATTTCGTCACCGCTCCGGCCTCCGACGCCGCCGAGACCACAAAACGTATCGCCTCCCAGCTCGCCATCCTCCAGCGCTCCGAGATCTCAAACCCTCCCTTATACGGCGCCCGCGTCGCAGCCACCGTGCTCAACGACCCTGCGCTCTTCGCCGAGTGGGAGGACAACCTGCGCACCATGTCCGGCCGTATCATCGAGATGCGCAAGGTCTTGCGCGCCAAGCTCGAGGAGCTCGGTACCCCCGGCACCTGGAACCACATCACCGACCAGATCGGCATGTTCAGCTTCACCGGCCTGTCAGAGACGCAGGTGCTGAAGCTGCGCGAGGACGCCCACGTGTACATGACCAAGAACGGCCGCATCAGCATGGCTGGTCTCAACACGAGGAATGTCGAGTACTTTGCCAAGGCGGTCGACAAGGTTGTTCGTGAGACGAAATGA